In Phragmitibacter flavus, a single genomic region encodes these proteins:
- a CDS encoding NUDIX domain-containing protein: MIRNLIFDWSGTLADDLAAVLTATNGVLGHHGRAVMDREEFRRLFRLPYTEFYQDVLPGISLESVKEQYMKHFPSDHSVVPMLPFAREFLEFGVATGRRMVVMSSAPEEHVRAQAEANGVTHFFEAIWGGIIDKRIAVHELLAEMKMRPEDTAFVGDMRHDIDAGKAGGVLSVAVATGYESVALLMESVPDVVLPDLSKLSLLLGGALPVATVGALIFDSKGKVLLVRTHKWQNRWGIAGGKIRRGESAMDALHRETMEETGLEIGDVELVMVQDCIEPEEFESSAHFVLLNYTATVVGDDDIEVTLNDEAEEFCWVLMEEALNMDLNKPTRWLIEEVAQKKR; this comes from the coding sequence CGGCAGTTTTGACGGCGACCAATGGAGTGCTCGGACATCATGGCCGTGCGGTGATGGATCGGGAGGAGTTTCGACGTTTGTTCCGGCTGCCTTACACGGAGTTTTATCAGGACGTGTTGCCAGGGATCTCGCTGGAGTCGGTGAAGGAGCAATACATGAAACATTTTCCATCGGATCATTCGGTGGTGCCGATGCTGCCGTTTGCGAGGGAGTTTCTGGAGTTTGGTGTGGCGACAGGGAGGCGGATGGTGGTGATGAGCAGTGCGCCTGAAGAACATGTGCGGGCGCAGGCGGAAGCAAATGGGGTGACGCATTTTTTTGAGGCGATCTGGGGTGGGATCATCGACAAACGGATCGCGGTGCATGAGTTGCTGGCGGAGATGAAGATGAGACCGGAGGATACGGCGTTTGTGGGCGACATGCGCCATGATATCGATGCGGGGAAGGCGGGTGGGGTGCTGTCGGTGGCGGTGGCAACGGGATATGAGTCGGTGGCGTTGTTGATGGAGTCGGTTCCTGACGTGGTGTTGCCGGATTTGTCGAAGCTGTCGTTGCTGTTGGGTGGGGCGCTGCCGGTGGCGACCGTGGGGGCGTTGATTTTTGATTCGAAGGGGAAGGTGCTGCTGGTGCGCACACACAAGTGGCAGAACAGGTGGGGGATTGCCGGTGGGAAGATTCGACGTGGGGAGTCGGCGATGGATGCCTTGCACCGTGAGACGATGGAGGAGACGGGATTGGAGATCGGCGACGTTGAGTTGGTGATGGTGCAGGATTGCATTGAGCCCGAGGAGTTTGAGTCGTCTGCGCATTTTGTGTTGTTGAACTACACGGCGACAGTCGTGGGTGATGATGACATTGAGGTCACATTGAATGACGAAGCGGAAGAGTTTTGTTGGGTTTTGATGGAGGAGGCTTTGAACATGGATTTGAACAAACCGACGCGATGGTTGATCGAAGAGGTCGCCCAAAAAAAGAGATGA
- a CDS encoding dihydroneopterin aldolase: MPEAERAAWQVLRADIRLKLARGFDEMADDLSETVNYAELSDAVKALAAERPRQLLETLAAELVALVLNADGVMEVEVMLKKRILPGTDFVAVRMHRIRESQA, encoded by the coding sequence GTGCCGGAAGCGGAGCGTGCTGCGTGGCAGGTGTTGCGTGCAGACATCCGGCTGAAGCTGGCGCGTGGGTTTGATGAGATGGCTGACGATTTGTCAGAGACGGTGAACTATGCGGAGTTGAGCGATGCGGTGAAGGCGCTGGCGGCGGAGAGGCCGCGGCAGTTGTTGGAAACGTTGGCGGCGGAGCTGGTGGCACTGGTGCTGAATGCCGATGGAGTAATGGAAGTGGAGGTAATGCTGAAGAAGCGAATTTTGCCCGGCACCGATTTTGTTGCTGTTCGAATGCATCGAATCCGGGAATCGCAGGCGTAG
- a CDS encoding RNA polymerase sigma factor — translation MNLLSPTKAPSTIGSWIGQAKMSELPTSTDPDYDLIVRSQNGDTHAFDDLVRKYTPKLYGLVYNMTSNRDDTADLLQDIFAKAYRSLKRFQGKSTFYTWIYSISVNMTLNFLKKRGRYTKLSLDDVDNGIQNDPDFIKLTSGGNPLKDVNVHELQKRLNESMQKLSEDHRTVVTLYDIQGLQHSEISKILGVSEGTVRSRLFYAHRQLQNYLEDFR, via the coding sequence ATGAATTTGTTATCCCCTACAAAAGCACCTTCCACCATCGGGTCATGGATCGGGCAAGCCAAGATGTCTGAGCTGCCTACCTCCACCGACCCGGATTACGATTTGATCGTCCGTTCCCAGAACGGCGACACGCACGCGTTCGATGATCTGGTCCGCAAATACACGCCCAAGCTTTATGGGCTGGTCTACAACATGACGTCGAACCGTGATGACACGGCTGACTTGTTGCAGGACATTTTTGCCAAAGCCTACCGTTCTTTGAAGCGCTTTCAGGGCAAAAGCACGTTCTACACATGGATTTATTCCATCAGCGTGAACATGACGCTGAATTTCCTGAAAAAGCGTGGTCGCTACACGAAGTTGAGCCTGGATGATGTGGACAACGGGATTCAAAATGACCCGGATTTCATCAAGCTCACCTCTGGGGGAAATCCCTTGAAGGATGTTAATGTTCATGAACTGCAAAAAAGGTTGAACGAGTCGATGCAGAAGCTGTCAGAAGACCACCGAACAGTGGTGACCCTCTATGACATTCAAGGTTTGCAGCATTCAGAAATCAGCAAAATCTTGGGAGTCAGTGAAGGCACGGTCCGTTCGCGGCTCTTCTATGCCCACCGGCAATTGCAGAACTATTTGGAAGACTTCAGATAA
- the nadE gene encoding NAD(+) synthase has translation MKLLHLAAAVLNQTPLDWHGNASRILKAVRSARAQRATVLCLPELCITGYGCEDAFLSSNTCQRAWATLQKLLPETRGLIVAFGLPVLHQNAVFNCVALAVDGRLLGLVAKRHLAGDGLHYEPRWFKAWPVQKRDIHITPEGESIPIGDLLFDVGGIRIGFEICEDAWVAQRPGVLLAAHGADLILNPSASHFAFGKTEIRKRFVLEGSRAFGVSYIYANLVGNEAGRAIYDGDAMIASGGRLIAEGPRFTFEECRVTTATVDVELTRLMQARTASHRPSLITDQHLLVSSPFLWPDISLADAPPPPTLSDWEHQPRQKHEEFSRAAALGLFDYMRKSRSRGFIVSLSGGADSAAISCLVALMVEFAVDELGVDRFVQILSSPGWKLDILSDGNHRKLVRQLLTTAYQSTDNSGPVTKQAAFDIAEALGAHHYELDVSAIHQAYVSTIEHALGRQLEWKTDDIALQNIQARVRSPGIWMLANINGALLLSTSNRSEAAVGYATMDGDTSGGLAPIAGIDKAWLREWLSWMETEGPLIGSQTFAIPTLRAVNVQQPTAELRPPDQAQTDENDLMPYPLLDAIERAAIRDKQGPMDVFKIMRVQFPDIEAAQLGEWTDRFFRLWSRNQWKRERYAPSFHYDDENLDPKTWCRWPILSGGFEIELAELRNYLSQNPAL, from the coding sequence ATGAAACTCCTGCATCTCGCCGCTGCCGTTTTGAATCAGACTCCGCTCGATTGGCACGGTAATGCCTCCCGGATTTTGAAGGCGGTCAGATCCGCGCGTGCCCAGCGAGCCACCGTCCTCTGCCTTCCCGAACTCTGCATCACCGGTTATGGCTGCGAGGATGCCTTCCTCAGCTCCAACACCTGCCAGCGAGCCTGGGCAACCCTGCAAAAATTGCTTCCCGAAACCAGGGGGTTGATCGTCGCCTTCGGCCTCCCCGTGCTCCATCAAAACGCGGTTTTCAACTGCGTGGCACTGGCCGTGGACGGCAGGCTCCTCGGCCTCGTCGCCAAACGCCATCTGGCTGGCGATGGACTCCACTACGAACCCCGCTGGTTCAAAGCCTGGCCGGTGCAAAAGCGAGACATTCACATCACCCCCGAAGGCGAATCCATCCCCATCGGCGATCTGTTGTTCGATGTCGGTGGCATCCGCATCGGTTTCGAAATTTGCGAAGACGCCTGGGTCGCCCAACGTCCCGGCGTTCTGCTGGCCGCCCACGGAGCCGACCTCATCCTCAATCCCAGCGCCAGTCACTTCGCCTTCGGCAAAACCGAAATCCGCAAACGTTTTGTCCTCGAAGGCTCGCGCGCTTTTGGGGTCAGTTACATCTACGCCAACCTCGTCGGCAATGAAGCCGGTCGCGCCATCTACGACGGCGATGCCATGATCGCCAGTGGTGGACGCCTCATTGCCGAAGGTCCGCGCTTCACTTTCGAAGAGTGCCGCGTCACCACCGCCACCGTTGATGTGGAACTCACCCGGCTCATGCAGGCCCGCACCGCCAGCCATCGCCCCTCGCTCATCACCGATCAGCATCTGCTCGTCAGCTCGCCCTTTCTCTGGCCGGATATCTCCCTGGCCGATGCGCCGCCACCTCCAACGCTGAGCGATTGGGAGCATCAACCCCGGCAAAAACACGAAGAGTTCTCCCGCGCCGCCGCCCTTGGTCTGTTCGATTACATGCGCAAGAGCCGGTCGCGCGGATTTATTGTCTCCCTCAGCGGCGGAGCCGATTCTGCCGCCATTTCCTGCCTGGTGGCTCTAATGGTCGAATTCGCCGTCGACGAACTCGGAGTCGACCGCTTCGTTCAAATCCTTTCGTCTCCGGGTTGGAAGCTGGACATCCTCTCCGATGGCAACCACCGCAAGCTTGTTCGGCAGTTGCTGACGACCGCCTATCAATCGACCGACAACAGTGGCCCTGTCACCAAACAAGCCGCCTTCGATATCGCGGAAGCCCTCGGTGCCCATCACTACGAACTCGATGTCAGCGCGATCCATCAAGCCTACGTTTCCACCATCGAACACGCCTTGGGACGACAACTGGAATGGAAAACCGACGACATCGCGTTGCAGAACATCCAGGCACGCGTTCGCTCCCCCGGCATCTGGATGCTCGCGAACATCAACGGTGCCCTGCTTCTCTCCACCAGCAATCGCAGTGAAGCCGCTGTTGGTTACGCCACCATGGACGGTGACACCAGCGGCGGGCTCGCCCCAATTGCCGGCATCGACAAGGCATGGTTGCGCGAGTGGCTGAGTTGGATGGAAACTGAAGGACCACTCATCGGCTCCCAGACCTTCGCCATCCCGACGCTCCGGGCCGTCAACGTTCAGCAGCCCACGGCCGAGCTTCGTCCCCCTGATCAAGCCCAGACCGACGAAAACGATCTCATGCCCTACCCGCTGCTCGATGCCATCGAGCGTGCTGCCATCCGAGACAAACAAGGTCCGATGGATGTCTTCAAGATCATGCGCGTGCAGTTCCCCGACATCGAGGCCGCCCAATTGGGCGAGTGGACCGACCGCTTCTTCCGACTGTGGAGTCGCAACCAATGGAAGCGCGAACGCTACGCCCCCAGCTTCCATTATGACGATGAGAACCTCGACCCGAAAACGTGGTGCCGCTGGCCCATCCTGAGCGGCGGATTCGAAATCGAACTCGCCGAGCTGCGCAACTATCTCTCGCAGAATCCAGCGCTGTGA
- a CDS encoding FAD-dependent oxidoreductase, producing MKKLWHILLLSLTSLVHTQAQPQTLNTDIVVYSGVPCGIAAAITAAREGASVILIEPEKHVGGLSTSGINTAESEHMLKWTIGGFSDEFYPRLGTHYGTNQPEYYFESSVAQKTYDAMLAETKVDIRYGASVTQVHKTGPRITHITLTDGTIINAKQFIDASYEGDLMARAGVSYTIGRESKAQFNEEAAGIRFDKTPRTARTTDDSGNLLPGISGWAKDYTEGDAHPAPMNYNFRLTVAKDPNLQVPIPAPKNYDPNRYAILAHWFRDQTAKNKPTKLDNILDLYKRRNGKFELNNKQAAVISLGHFGGQFTWSDASYDQRKTIYNDHLDYTLGLLHFLASDPAVPTHVQDEMKSLGLHKDEFTDNHHLPYQLYVREARRMIGETIVTQHDVTTDRRKSDTIGNSSHFIDSHHVQRLALSPTEFINEGRIWRMGYAYQIPYRSLTPKAEQTTNLLVPCAASFTHVAFCTLRLESVWMITGQAAGLAAQQAIKEEVPVQSINIQALQEKLRQQNQVIDFIPGQPEKATDLNGPPEF from the coding sequence ATGAAAAAACTCTGGCACATTCTCCTGCTCTCCCTGACTAGCCTCGTCCACACCCAAGCTCAACCCCAAACCCTCAACACCGACATCGTCGTCTACAGCGGCGTCCCCTGTGGCATCGCTGCCGCCATCACTGCCGCCCGCGAGGGAGCCAGCGTCATCCTCATCGAACCCGAGAAACACGTCGGCGGACTCAGCACCAGCGGCATCAACACCGCCGAATCCGAGCACATGCTCAAATGGACCATCGGCGGTTTTTCCGACGAATTCTACCCCCGGCTCGGCACGCACTACGGCACCAACCAACCCGAATACTACTTCGAATCCAGCGTCGCCCAGAAAACCTACGACGCCATGCTCGCCGAAACCAAAGTCGACATCCGCTACGGAGCCAGCGTCACCCAAGTCCACAAAACCGGCCCCCGCATCACTCACATCACCCTCACCGACGGCACCATCATCAACGCCAAACAATTCATCGATGCCAGCTACGAAGGAGACCTCATGGCCCGCGCTGGCGTCAGCTACACCATCGGTCGCGAATCTAAAGCCCAGTTCAACGAGGAAGCCGCCGGCATCCGTTTCGACAAAACTCCACGCACCGCCCGCACCACCGACGACAGTGGCAATCTCCTCCCCGGCATCAGCGGCTGGGCCAAGGACTACACCGAAGGCGACGCCCATCCCGCGCCCATGAACTACAACTTCCGCCTCACCGTCGCCAAAGATCCCAATCTCCAGGTTCCCATCCCCGCCCCAAAAAATTACGATCCCAACCGCTACGCCATCCTCGCCCACTGGTTTCGTGATCAGACCGCCAAAAACAAACCCACCAAGCTCGACAACATCCTCGACCTCTACAAACGCCGCAACGGCAAGTTCGAACTCAACAACAAACAAGCCGCTGTCATTTCCCTCGGCCACTTCGGCGGCCAGTTCACCTGGTCCGACGCCAGCTACGACCAACGCAAAACCATCTACAACGATCACCTCGACTACACCCTTGGTCTCCTCCATTTTCTCGCCAGCGACCCCGCCGTCCCCACCCATGTTCAGGACGAAATGAAATCCCTCGGCCTCCACAAAGACGAGTTCACTGACAACCACCACCTCCCCTACCAGCTCTACGTCCGCGAAGCCCGCCGCATGATCGGCGAAACCATCGTCACCCAGCACGACGTCACCACCGACCGACGCAAATCCGATACCATCGGCAACTCCAGCCACTTCATCGACAGCCATCACGTCCAACGCCTCGCCCTCTCCCCTACCGAATTCATCAACGAAGGCCGCATCTGGCGCATGGGTTACGCCTATCAAATCCCCTACCGCTCACTCACTCCCAAAGCCGAGCAAACCACCAACCTCCTCGTCCCCTGCGCCGCCAGCTTCACCCACGTCGCCTTCTGCACCCTGCGACTTGAAAGCGTCTGGATGATCACCGGACAAGCCGCCGGCCTTGCCGCCCAACAAGCCATCAAAGAAGAAGTCCCCGTCCAGTCCATCAACATCCAAGCCCTCCAGGAAAAACTCCGCCAACAAAACCAGGTCATCGACTTCATCCCCGGCCAGCCCGAAAAAGCCACCGACCTCAACGGTCCCCCAGAATTTTAA
- a CDS encoding AEC family transporter has protein sequence MFLFELFLNVCAPIFVVVGLGWVLDRKFRLHLETLVKLNIYLLVPAFIFCRVLDTELGEGEALKIVGFTMATIFAMFVASAVLGRLLGLNEQRKRALGLATMFYNCGNYGLPLVTLAFGHEGAAVQVYVLATMNVATFTIGLFLAQKKGEVGDVGQHWRTLMKVLRQPTLYALMAGMLCRWMGWRVQEVNWLWQPLDLLQSGLIGFALVTLGVQMSQTRPEPFRAPLWAALGTRLVMGPLVAVGLVNVLGFSPLVAGSLILAAGAPTAVNTALLAHEFEGDVSFATSAVYYSTIFSMVTTTVTLALLKG, from the coding sequence ATGTTTTTGTTTGAGCTGTTTCTGAATGTTTGTGCGCCGATTTTTGTGGTGGTGGGGTTGGGGTGGGTGTTGGATCGGAAGTTTAGGCTGCACCTTGAGACGCTGGTGAAGCTGAACATTTATTTGTTGGTGCCGGCGTTCATTTTTTGCCGGGTGCTGGATACGGAACTGGGGGAGGGCGAGGCTTTGAAGATTGTGGGTTTCACGATGGCGACGATCTTTGCCATGTTCGTGGCGAGTGCGGTGTTGGGTCGGCTGCTGGGCTTGAATGAGCAACGCAAGCGGGCGCTGGGATTGGCGACAATGTTTTACAATTGCGGCAACTACGGGCTGCCGTTGGTGACGCTGGCGTTTGGTCACGAGGGGGCGGCGGTGCAGGTGTATGTGCTGGCGACGATGAATGTGGCGACGTTTACGATCGGGCTGTTCCTGGCGCAGAAGAAGGGCGAGGTGGGTGATGTGGGGCAGCACTGGCGGACACTGATGAAGGTGCTGCGGCAGCCGACGTTGTATGCGCTGATGGCGGGAATGTTGTGCCGATGGATGGGCTGGAGGGTGCAGGAGGTAAACTGGCTTTGGCAGCCGTTGGACTTGTTGCAGTCGGGGTTGATTGGATTCGCGCTGGTGACGTTGGGGGTGCAGATGTCGCAGACGCGACCGGAACCGTTTAGGGCGCCGCTTTGGGCGGCGTTGGGGACGCGACTGGTGATGGGACCGCTGGTGGCGGTGGGGTTGGTGAATGTGCTGGGATTTTCGCCGCTGGTGGCGGGGTCGCTGATATTAGCGGCGGGGGCACCGACGGCGGTGAACACAGCGCTGCTGGCGCATGAGTTTGAAGGGGACGTGTCGTTTGCGACTTCGGCGGTGTATTACAGCACGATTTTTAGCATGGTGACGACGACCGTCACGCTCGCCCTATTGAAAGGCTGA
- a CDS encoding lysophospholipid acyltransferase family protein, translated as MKNLRPAIETVLVRLATWALPQFPRPLIILLGQIFGSIAYLVDYRGRTTAKTNLYAAFSDQNITPDQVRRITIASYHTFARTFLDLFWSLRLTRDNIDGLFHDHPEVPQAISIAKQKGAIWVTPHFGNFELISLIMGFRDVPLIVVAQNFKNPSLTTIFTRLRQNSGHRVIPQQGAMLRLMKELKRGGHVALLTDLTIKPNKTAAAIECFGLKTCVTTLHASLSQRLDLPIVAGLCTPFDDGSYHFQFKILHPTDYPTPAAMSQAAWDHFEIHIRQRPECWLWMYKHWRYLPGLEPDPKYPDYANTSRPFRDMLGQVKREK; from the coding sequence GTGAAGAACCTTCGTCCCGCCATCGAAACCGTCCTCGTCCGACTCGCCACCTGGGCGCTGCCCCAATTCCCCCGCCCCCTCATCATTCTGCTCGGCCAGATCTTCGGCTCCATCGCCTACCTCGTCGACTACCGTGGACGCACCACCGCCAAAACCAACCTCTACGCCGCTTTTTCCGACCAAAACATCACCCCCGATCAGGTGCGCCGCATCACCATCGCCTCTTACCACACGTTCGCCCGCACCTTTCTTGACCTCTTCTGGTCCCTTCGGCTCACACGGGACAACATCGACGGACTCTTCCACGACCACCCCGAGGTCCCACAAGCCATCTCCATCGCCAAGCAGAAAGGTGCCATCTGGGTCACCCCCCACTTCGGCAACTTCGAACTCATCAGCCTCATCATGGGATTTCGCGACGTCCCCCTGATCGTCGTCGCCCAAAACTTCAAAAACCCTTCCCTCACCACCATTTTCACCCGCCTTCGTCAAAACAGTGGCCATCGTGTCATTCCCCAGCAAGGCGCCATGCTTCGCCTCATGAAGGAACTCAAGCGCGGCGGACACGTTGCCCTGCTTACCGACCTCACCATCAAACCCAACAAAACCGCCGCCGCCATTGAATGTTTCGGCCTAAAAACCTGCGTCACCACCCTCCACGCCAGCCTTTCCCAACGCCTCGACCTCCCCATCGTCGCCGGCCTCTGCACCCCATTCGACGACGGCAGTTATCATTTCCAATTCAAGATCCTCCACCCCACCGACTATCCCACGCCCGCCGCCATGTCCCAGGCCGCCTGGGATCACTTCGAAATCCACATCCGCCAGCGCCCCGAATGCTGGCTATGGATGTATAAACACTGGCGTTACCTTCCCGGTCTCGAACCCGACCCCAAATACCCTGACTACGCCAACACCAGCCGACCCTTCCGTGACATGCTCGGCCAAGTCAAAAGGGAGAAGTGA
- a CDS encoding M20/M25/M40 family metallo-hydrolase, with the protein MSDTLTSILNKLLNQPTAPFHEYHVREAIEQLLLDVPHVDLSHDAFGNLLVTYRKGKRRSTPTWVLGAHMDHPAFVKVPNKDEWDFLGGMPKAVVELEENVAQRKEHGDFAPWDFDAVVDNGRVQAPACDDLVGCSVIVAVFKELARLGLDATVHAAFTRAEEVGFLGAWHLGKNWPFGKESVFLSVETSRPVNGAELGEGPMIRVGDRLSIFDNELTKILVSTAMGQGIRVQRCLLDAGACEASALQACGIRSAGVSVPLGNYHNLDDDQVLAPEWVYLEDVQSMVNLLVALVGVDQHGLEERPLEERVSLRMKEFKKHLEAGNSKFEALAV; encoded by the coding sequence ATGTCCGACACGCTGACCTCTATCCTGAACAAGTTGCTGAATCAACCGACCGCTCCCTTTCATGAATACCATGTGAGAGAGGCGATCGAACAATTGTTGCTGGATGTGCCGCATGTGGATCTTTCGCATGACGCGTTTGGCAACTTGCTGGTGACTTATCGCAAAGGCAAGCGCCGGTCGACGCCGACCTGGGTTTTGGGGGCGCACATGGATCACCCGGCTTTTGTGAAGGTGCCGAACAAGGATGAGTGGGATTTCCTGGGCGGAATGCCGAAGGCGGTGGTGGAACTGGAAGAGAATGTGGCGCAGCGCAAGGAGCATGGCGATTTTGCGCCGTGGGATTTTGATGCGGTGGTGGACAACGGTCGGGTGCAGGCACCGGCTTGTGATGATCTGGTGGGTTGTTCGGTGATTGTGGCGGTTTTCAAGGAACTTGCCAGGCTGGGGCTGGATGCGACGGTGCATGCGGCGTTTACGCGGGCAGAGGAGGTGGGTTTCCTCGGAGCGTGGCATTTGGGCAAGAACTGGCCGTTTGGCAAGGAGTCGGTGTTTTTGTCGGTGGAGACGAGTCGTCCGGTGAATGGCGCGGAGTTGGGTGAGGGGCCGATGATTCGTGTGGGCGACCGGCTTTCAATTTTCGACAATGAGCTGACGAAGATTTTGGTGAGCACGGCGATGGGGCAGGGCATCCGGGTGCAGCGCTGTTTGCTGGATGCGGGGGCTTGTGAGGCTTCGGCGTTGCAGGCGTGCGGGATTCGCAGTGCGGGAGTGAGTGTGCCGCTGGGGAATTATCACAACCTGGATGATGATCAGGTGCTGGCACCGGAGTGGGTGTATTTGGAAGATGTGCAGTCGATGGTAAACCTGTTGGTGGCGCTGGTGGGTGTTGATCAGCACGGGTTGGAGGAGCGTCCTTTGGAGGAACGGGTGAGCCTGCGGATGAAGGAGTTCAAAAAGCACCTTGAGGCGGGCAATTCGAAGTTTGAGGCGTTGGCGGTTTAA
- a CDS encoding acyl carrier protein, which translates to MADTNFADKVRDIIVEQLGVNPEQVTPEAKFIEDLGADSLDTVELVMAFEEEFGIDVPDEEAEKLLSVGDVIRYVEENAE; encoded by the coding sequence ATGGCCGACACCAACTTCGCAGACAAAGTCCGGGACATCATCGTCGAACAACTCGGCGTTAACCCTGAACAAGTGACCCCTGAAGCCAAATTCATTGAAGATTTGGGCGCAGACTCACTCGACACCGTGGAACTTGTGATGGCCTTCGAAGAAGAGTTTGGCATCGACGTCCCCGATGAAGAAGCCGAAAAACTCCTCTCCGTTGGCGACGTTATCCGTTATGTTGAAGAGAACGCGGAATAA
- a CDS encoding glucose-6-phosphate isomerase, which produces MNLWTRYQQHLLRYPDLGFSLDISRMNFDDGFFAKMEPLVARAFEDMKKLEAGEIANPDEGRMVGHYWLRNSALAPTPELAAGIDNDIADCKVFASKIHSGEITAQNGAKFSKLLIIGIGGSALGPQFITDALVDAHSAPLQTYFFDNTDPDGIQRTIANIGADLATTLSVVISKSGGTPETRNGMLEARAAYERAGLDFSKHAVAVTGTASGGISSKLEAYATENDWLKIFPMTDWVGGRTSIMSTVGLVPMTLQGIDIDLILSGSAAMDEKTRTLPTAQNASMLLALMWYQAGNGKGAKDMVVLPYKDRLMLLSKYLQQLVMESIGKQHDLDGNVVNQGIAVYGNKGSTDQHAYVQQLRDGVNNFFATFIEVRKGSDQPQVEVDPNTTASDYLQGFLRGTRKALFDSDRESVTLSIEQATPYTVGMLVALFERAVSFYASLVNINAYHQPGVEAGKKAAVDFLKVLTSVRNAIAHAGSATANVIAVSIQADPEEVYHCLTHLAANDPQIQVQLADSPGDDLFTWVGQSS; this is translated from the coding sequence ATGAACCTCTGGACGCGCTATCAGCAACACCTTCTTCGTTACCCCGATCTCGGCTTCAGCCTCGACATCAGCCGCATGAATTTCGACGACGGCTTCTTCGCCAAAATGGAGCCGCTCGTTGCCCGTGCCTTCGAGGATATGAAAAAACTCGAAGCTGGTGAAATTGCCAATCCCGATGAAGGACGCATGGTCGGCCACTACTGGCTTCGCAACTCTGCCCTCGCCCCCACTCCCGAACTTGCCGCCGGCATCGACAACGACATCGCCGACTGCAAAGTCTTCGCCTCCAAAATCCACAGCGGCGAAATCACCGCCCAAAACGGAGCCAAGTTCAGCAAGCTTCTCATCATCGGCATCGGCGGCTCCGCCCTTGGCCCCCAGTTCATCACCGACGCCCTCGTCGACGCGCACAGCGCCCCGCTGCAAACCTACTTCTTTGACAACACCGATCCCGACGGCATCCAGCGCACCATCGCCAACATCGGAGCGGACCTTGCCACCACGCTCTCCGTCGTCATTTCCAAATCCGGCGGCACCCCCGAAACCCGCAACGGCATGCTCGAAGCCCGCGCTGCCTATGAACGCGCCGGACTCGACTTCTCGAAACACGCCGTCGCCGTCACCGGCACCGCCTCTGGAGGCATCAGCAGCAAACTCGAAGCCTACGCCACCGAAAACGACTGGCTCAAAATCTTCCCCATGACCGACTGGGTCGGCGGCCGCACCTCCATCATGAGCACCGTCGGCCTCGTGCCCATGACGCTCCAGGGCATCGACATCGACCTCATCCTCTCCGGCTCCGCAGCCATGGATGAGAAAACCCGCACCCTTCCCACCGCGCAAAACGCCTCCATGTTGCTCGCCCTCATGTGGTATCAGGCCGGCAACGGCAAAGGTGCCAAGGACATGGTCGTCCTCCCCTACAAGGACCGCCTCATGCTGCTCAGCAAATACCTCCAGCAGCTCGTCATGGAATCCATCGGCAAGCAGCACGACCTCGACGGCAACGTCGTCAACCAAGGCATCGCCGTCTACGGCAACAAGGGTTCCACCGACCAGCATGCCTATGTGCAACAGCTACGCGATGGGGTGAACAACTTCTTCGCCACCTTCATCGAAGTTCGCAAGGGCTCCGATCAACCCCAGGTCGAAGTCGACCCCAACACCACCGCCAGCGACTACCTTCAAGGTTTCCTCCGCGGCACCCGCAAAGCGCTTTTCGACAGCGACCGCGAATCCGTCACCCTCAGCATCGAACAAGCCACCCCCTACACCGTTGGCATGCTCGTCGCCCTGTTCGAACGCGCCGTCTCTTTTTACGCCAGCCTCGTCAACATCAACGCCTATCACCAACCAGGCGTCGAAGCCGGAAAAAAGGCCGCCGTCGACTTTCTCAAAGTGCTCACCTCCGTGCGCAATGCCATCGCCCATGCCGGCAGCGCCACCGCCAACGTCATCGCTGTTTCCATCCAGGCCGATCCCGAGGAAGTTTACCACTGTCTCACCCACCTTGCCGCCAACGATCCACAAATTCAGGTTCAGCTTGCCGACTCTCCCGGTGACGATCTCTTCACATGGGTGGGACAATCATCTTGA